The DNA segment CGGAGGCATCCTTCTGTTGCGTAAGTGAGGGACATTAAGCTAAATTCTCCTTCAACTTATATAAGTATATAGCTTTGTAATTTGGGTTAGTTCACACTTACCCATCTACAATTGTTACAGTTTAATTACAATCTGTTACGACTATATCATAGTCATAACGATTTTGAGTAACAAATGCCTGATTTAGATAGAAGAGAATGGTTACTGACTAATGGCTTGGGAAGTTTTGCTAGTGGGACTATTTCCGATGTTCGCACGCGCACTTATCATGGTTGGCTATTTGCAGCGACAAATCCGCCCTCTGGTCGCACCTTGCTGTTTTCTCACCTGGAAGCTAGTTTGGAAGTATCAGGAAGGGTGATAGCACTAGGGACGAACTTTTGGGGCAATGGTCAAATTGAGCCGAGAGGCTACAAACTGCTGCACTCTTTTGATATTAACCCAGTTCCCAAATGGATTTGGGAAAAAGATAACTGGCAACTAAGCAGACAATTGCTAATGCCCCACGGCGGCAAAGATGGGAAGATAGGCACTATGCCATCTTGTTTGTTGATGCAGTATCGCTATGAAGGAACTGATACCGCGATTTTAAGGCTACGCTTGCTCATAGGCGATCGCGATTTTCATCACCAACAAAAAGCTGATTCCCGCTTACAGTTTTCACAATTACTCGATAAAAATCAAGTTTGTCTGCAAGCAATATTTTCCCGATACTTCGGCACACCTTGGCATTTGCGTTGGACTCAGGGGGAATATCAAGCAGACGCAGTTTGGTATTGGGATTATCAGTTACCATTCGAGAAAGAACGAGGATTAGGCGATCGCGAAGACCTCTACAGCCCTGGTTACTTAACAGTTAAACTTCAGCCAGGAGATGCAGTTACCTTAGAAGCACAAATCGGTTTTCCCGATCCACAGCAAAGTCTACTGACTCCCGAAATTTTTGCCGAGGCGGTGGAAGCAGAACAAGAAAGGTTATCGCAGATTTTTGGCTGGGGAGAAAATAAACCCGCCACATCTCCCATTTGGCAGAAATTATTAAAAGCCAGCGATCAGTTTATCGTGTATCGAGCCTCCATCGCTGGCCCCACCGTCATTGCTGGTTATCACTGGTTCAACGACTGGGGGCGTGATACCTTAATTGCCTTACCGGGTTTAGCCTTAGTCACACAGCGCTTTGAACTAGCAAAAGGGCTATTACAAACCTTTGGGCGTTACTGTCGCCACGGTCTGATTCCTAATGTTTTTCCTGATGTCGGTGGTGAACCCGCTTATAACAGTATTGACGCAGTTTTATGGTGGATTGAAACTTTAGGACTGTATTTAGAAGCCACCCAAGACTGGGAATTTTTGGCAGAACAGTTTCCAGTTGTGCAGCAAATTTATAAAGCATTTATGGGTGGTACACGTTACAACATCCAAATTGATGCCACTGATGGGCTAGTTAGTTGGGATGCACCCGGTGTCGCCCTCACTTGGATGGATGTAGTAATTGGGGGACAGCCCGTGACTCCTCGTAACGGTAAAGCAGTAGAAATTAATGCCCTGTGGTATTCGGCTTTATGTTGGATGAGTCAATGGGCAGAACGCTTGAGCCAACTGGAGTTAGGGGATTCAGCCCGGCTGGCAAAACAGGCGCAGCGTTATACTCAGCAAGCGCAACAAGTGACAATTTCTCTGCAAAAGTTTTGGAATCCCCAGATTGGTTATTTGTACGACACGATTGATCCCGATGATGGTCGCAATTCCCAGATTCGTCCGAATGCGGTTTTAGCGTTGTCACTGCATCATTGTGGGTTTTCAGAACAGCAAAGGCGAGCCGTAGTTGATTTAGCAACGTCCCGTTTACTCACTCCCTATGGTCTTCGCAGTCTCGATCCAGCCGACCCCGATTATGTAGGTAAATATACAGGCGACTCACAACAGCGCGATCGCTCCTACCACCAAGGCACTGTTTGGGGTTGGCTAATTGGTCCCTTTACCCGTGCGTGGCAGCGTGCTTACCCAAAACGAAGTTTACCCTTTGATTGGCAACCACTCCTAGACCACTTCCTTAATGATGCCTGTATTCACTCAATTTCCGAGATTTTTGATGGAGATGAGCCTCATGAACCCAAAGGTGCGATCGCACAAGCTTGGTCAGTTGCTGAGGTAATTAGGCACTTTCGATGAATAGCTGATAATTTATTTTTTAGAAAAATGATACAATAAATTAAGCCTAATTACAGTTGTATGGATTTTGTTGTTTTAGATACAGAAGGACAACCAGAATTAAGTGAATTAGCCTTGATAGATAGCCAAGGTTTAGTAATTTATGAGGGTTTCTCGAATCAGCATCCCCGGATTTCTCCAAATAGTCCCAACCTCAAAAGTTTGAAAACCCTGCTCACAGAATTTTTGGCAATTGTTCAGGGTAAAACCATAATTTGTCACTATGCAGAACATGATATAGATGTCCTTAAATATAATTTCCGCCAAGTTGGTTTAATTTGGCCTAACTTAAAATTTGAGTGTACTTGGACTTTAGCGAAAAACACTTGGCAAGGTTTAGAAAGCTATTCTTTAGATTATTTAAGTAAATATTTTAATTTACGGGCTAATCAGCAATATTTTATTTCCGATATGGCACATACTGCCAGATATGATGCGGAATTTACCTACCATCTTTATATAAAGATTATATTAGAGAAGCTCAAACAGCAACCTAATCCATTTAGCAGCAGTAGAGTTGATACTCCATTTCAGAATCATCCAGATTATCTCAACACATATCAGAGAGAATTTCTTACCCTCAAAACTGGTTTAAATGATATCAAAAGAGATACCAACCATCAAAGTAAAGGCATAGTAGTTATTGGTGAGCCTGGTTCTGGAAAAACTCACTTAATGATGAGACTGGCTCAGGAGCGATTATCGATTAACAGATTATTATTTATTCGTCAACCTAACAATTCTCAATCGGTACTTTATCATATTTATAGCCGCATCTTAGAATCTCTAGTCCAAAAAATTGGACACCTCCCACAATTAGACTATTTAATTATTAATACCTTTCGGAAAATCCTGAGTCTTCCCAACAGAGATGTCAAACAAAAAGATATAGAAATTCTCAAAGCCTTATATAGCTTAGAAGAAAATCATATCAATGCTTTGGGGGCAGAAAATACGCAACGCAAGCGAGAATATTGGCTATATATTGAGAAAACCATTAATGAATGGTGGATGAGCAATTACGCTGCGGGAAGTTTCGCTTTATCTATCATCAAAGGAATGGTGAAGTATTGTAGCTACACAGATTATAGATATAAAAATATTACTACTCGTTGGTTAGCAGGAAATGTATTAACTAATGAAGAAGCAAAAACCATTGGTTTACCCAATTGGGGAGAAGAAATTAGTCAAGAAGCTTTTTCATTAGAAGCCATATCAGTTTTAGGTAAATTATCTACCCTTGATGAGCCTTTAATTATTATTTTTGACCAGTTAGAAGGTTTAGGACTTCCCCATAACAAAGAAATCTTATTAAATTTTGGGGAAGCTATCAAAGAAATTTTCACCCATGTTCCCAATAGCTTAATTCTCCTCAACTTATTTCCTGACAGATGGGAACAACTTAAATCAACTTTTGACAATTCTATTCTAGGGCGTTTCCCATCTCAAGTTTATTTACGTCAACCCACAGAAACAGAAATTAAAGCAATTATTCAAATTAAGCTCCAATCTGTAAATATTGATTTAGAGCAGCTATTTCACCCAGAAGATTTAGATGATATTTTAGTAAAAAAGCCCATTAGAGCCGCTTTAAATTGTGCTGCTGACTACTATAACTATAGAGTTCATGGCATTCCCTTAACCATTGAAAAGAAAGCCATATATGAACTAGATAATCATGAAAAAATAGAACAGCAGTTGAGAACCTTACAGCAACAGCAACAGACATCAATGGAAGTCTTAATGCAGCTGATACAGGCTATACAAGAACCAGCTGCTATAGATTTAACCAACCTGCATCAGAAACTAGCATCTTTCTTACCTGATGCAATTGAGACTTTCCCCTCAAATCCTGTAATTGAGTATTTAATTCAACATAAAAATGAATTGGAGCAAAAATATAATAATTCAGCGATTATTACCGACTATGATGATATTGGTAAATTAAAGACAATTGCAGAAGCCTTCAACCATATCAAGCCCATTAAACTCACACAGTATCGCTTAGGTAAAAGAAAATTACCAGAGCATATCGTAGTAGAAAACGGGAATCAAAATTATGTGCTTGGTTTTCTGCAAATAAATGGTATTTCCTTTACAAGTCGCATGACTAATTTCAATGAATTAGTGAATATTTATCCCCAAAGTAAGTTTGAATTATTTCGAGACGAACGTTTACCAGAGATTACAGGTAAAGTAGGCAAAGAATATATTAAACAACTGCAAAATAGTCAGAATGGGAAATTTACCTTATTAAATAAACAAAATAGAATTCTTTTAGACTTAATTTATGATTTAATCATCAGCATATATAATAAAGATTTATATGATATAGATTTAGCAACCGCATTAAACATTTTAATCACACATCCAGAATGGTATCACTGGATTTTTTCCGTATTTGGTTTCACACCACCAACTAAATAAAAACTGCGGAGTTAGGTTTTTTTTACCTCTAAATGTACTTCCTTGCAACTCTGTATATAAACTAGATAACACACACTTTTTTTATCACCATGTCTAACGCTCCTAACGTCGCGCAAGTTTTTAGTACATTTACCAACCTTACAAACGAACTTAAGTTATTTACAAAAACAGATGACTTGAAAATTGCATTTGATAGTCAAGGTAACGTTTATCTTATTGGGGATGACTTTCAGGAGCAAATTCATACCAACTTTACGTTATGGCGTGAAGTTAGAAAGGAACTCAGAATTTTGATTGCAAAACACCGTTCTCAGTATAAACCGGATGAAATGACAAATAATTAGAGTAATCCTATCTGATGTGTAATAACTGGCGATTATTTTTTTTTACGTTAGCGGAGCGTGGCGTTAGCCATACCACAGAGACACAGAGGACACAGAAAGAGAGGTTTTCAGGAATGATTGAAATTTATCTATTTTTTTCATTGACAGCTATAAATCAAGGTAATTTGTCACAACAATTATGATAAAAAGCCCATTACGTTACCCTGGTGGGAAGTCAAGAGCTATTAAGCAAATAGCAGAACACTTACCAGAAAATTTTTCTGAATTTAGAGAACCTTTTGTAGGTGGTGGTTCCGTCTTTATTTACTTAAAGCAGAAATTTCCTCACCTCAAAATCTGGATAAACGATTTAAACCGCGAATTATTTCTATTTTGGAAATATGCAAAATCAGATTTACCGCAGCTAGTAGAAGAAATCCGCCGTGTTAAAGATAAACATACAGATGGTAAAATTCTATTTAAAGAATTAACCACTATAGATACTCAAACATTATCTGATTTCGAGAGAGCAGTACGCTTTTTTATTCTGAATAGAATTACATTTTCTGGCACTGTAGAATCTGGAGGTTTTTCTGAGCAAGCTTTTCAGAAACGCTTTACATACTCCTCAATAAACCGCCTAGAGAAATTAGCAGAAATATTAACAGATGATGTCAAAATTACTAACTTAGATTATAGCGAACTATTAAAACCAGATGGG comes from the Nodularia sp. NIES-3585 genome and includes:
- a CDS encoding amylo-alpha-1,6-glucosidase, whose protein sequence is MPDLDRREWLLTNGLGSFASGTISDVRTRTYHGWLFAATNPPSGRTLLFSHLEASLEVSGRVIALGTNFWGNGQIEPRGYKLLHSFDINPVPKWIWEKDNWQLSRQLLMPHGGKDGKIGTMPSCLLMQYRYEGTDTAILRLRLLIGDRDFHHQQKADSRLQFSQLLDKNQVCLQAIFSRYFGTPWHLRWTQGEYQADAVWYWDYQLPFEKERGLGDREDLYSPGYLTVKLQPGDAVTLEAQIGFPDPQQSLLTPEIFAEAVEAEQERLSQIFGWGENKPATSPIWQKLLKASDQFIVYRASIAGPTVIAGYHWFNDWGRDTLIALPGLALVTQRFELAKGLLQTFGRYCRHGLIPNVFPDVGGEPAYNSIDAVLWWIETLGLYLEATQDWEFLAEQFPVVQQIYKAFMGGTRYNIQIDATDGLVSWDAPGVALTWMDVVIGGQPVTPRNGKAVEINALWYSALCWMSQWAERLSQLELGDSARLAKQAQRYTQQAQQVTISLQKFWNPQIGYLYDTIDPDDGRNSQIRPNAVLALSLHHCGFSEQQRRAVVDLATSRLLTPYGLRSLDPADPDYVGKYTGDSQQRDRSYHQGTVWGWLIGPFTRAWQRAYPKRSLPFDWQPLLDHFLNDACIHSISEIFDGDEPHEPKGAIAQAWSVAEVIRHFR
- a CDS encoding exonuclease domain-containing protein — its product is MDFVVLDTEGQPELSELALIDSQGLVIYEGFSNQHPRISPNSPNLKSLKTLLTEFLAIVQGKTIICHYAEHDIDVLKYNFRQVGLIWPNLKFECTWTLAKNTWQGLESYSLDYLSKYFNLRANQQYFISDMAHTARYDAEFTYHLYIKIILEKLKQQPNPFSSSRVDTPFQNHPDYLNTYQREFLTLKTGLNDIKRDTNHQSKGIVVIGEPGSGKTHLMMRLAQERLSINRLLFIRQPNNSQSVLYHIYSRILESLVQKIGHLPQLDYLIINTFRKILSLPNRDVKQKDIEILKALYSLEENHINALGAENTQRKREYWLYIEKTINEWWMSNYAAGSFALSIIKGMVKYCSYTDYRYKNITTRWLAGNVLTNEEAKTIGLPNWGEEISQEAFSLEAISVLGKLSTLDEPLIIIFDQLEGLGLPHNKEILLNFGEAIKEIFTHVPNSLILLNLFPDRWEQLKSTFDNSILGRFPSQVYLRQPTETEIKAIIQIKLQSVNIDLEQLFHPEDLDDILVKKPIRAALNCAADYYNYRVHGIPLTIEKKAIYELDNHEKIEQQLRTLQQQQQTSMEVLMQLIQAIQEPAAIDLTNLHQKLASFLPDAIETFPSNPVIEYLIQHKNELEQKYNNSAIITDYDDIGKLKTIAEAFNHIKPIKLTQYRLGKRKLPEHIVVENGNQNYVLGFLQINGISFTSRMTNFNELVNIYPQSKFELFRDERLPEITGKVGKEYIKQLQNSQNGKFTLLNKQNRILLDLIYDLIISIYNKDLYDIDLATALNILITHPEWYHWIFSVFGFTPPTK
- a CDS encoding DNA adenine methylase; protein product: MIKSPLRYPGGKSRAIKQIAEHLPENFSEFREPFVGGGSVFIYLKQKFPHLKIWINDLNRELFLFWKYAKSDLPQLVEEIRRVKDKHTDGKILFKELTTIDTQTLSDFERAVRFFILNRITFSGTVESGGFSEQAFQKRFTYSSINRLEKLAEILTDDVKITNLDYSELLKPDGKNVFIFLDPPYFAATKSRLYGKDGDLHTTFEHQRFAELLRECHHQWLITYDDSPQIRENFTDFHLWEWELQYGMNNYKQGSAAKGKELFITNDTHIPQ